A genomic stretch from Corynebacterium faecale includes:
- a CDS encoding glutamine synthetase family protein: MNSQQEFVLSTIDERDIKFVRLWFTDIVGQLKSVVVAPAELESAFEEGIGFDGSAIEGYARISEADTIARPDPSTFQILPLEAETSRLQAARMFCDVTMPDGQPSFSDPRQVLRRQVQLAADDGFICMVSPEIEFFLVQSLRTNGQPPVPTDNGGYFDQATFNEAPNFRRHAMLALEEMGIPVEFSHHETAPGQQEIDLRHADALTMADNVMTFRYLMKQVARDQGVAATFMPKPFADHAGSAIHTHMSLFEGGSNAFHDPDDEFRLSRTARQFIAGILRHAPEFCAVTNQWVNSYKRIVYGNEAPTAATWGMSNRSALVRVPTYRLNKAGSRRVEIRIPDSACNPYLAFSVLLGAGLKGIKEGYELDDPAEDDISSLSLRERRAMGYNDLPSSLDQALRLMERSDLVADILGEHVFEYFLRNKWREWRDYQAQITPWELRTNLDY; encoded by the coding sequence ATGAACAGCCAACAGGAATTTGTGCTCAGCACCATCGATGAACGGGACATCAAATTCGTCCGACTCTGGTTCACTGACATCGTCGGCCAGTTGAAATCGGTGGTGGTCGCCCCCGCAGAGTTGGAGTCCGCCTTTGAAGAGGGCATCGGATTCGATGGATCAGCAATCGAAGGATATGCCCGGATCTCCGAAGCGGACACCATTGCCCGGCCGGATCCCTCCACCTTCCAGATCCTCCCACTGGAAGCGGAAACCTCACGGCTCCAAGCTGCCCGCATGTTCTGTGATGTCACCATGCCTGATGGCCAACCGAGTTTCTCTGATCCCCGCCAGGTACTCCGGAGGCAGGTCCAACTGGCAGCAGATGATGGTTTCATCTGCATGGTCTCGCCTGAGATCGAGTTCTTCCTGGTACAGAGTTTGCGCACTAATGGTCAACCGCCGGTACCCACGGATAATGGCGGTTATTTTGACCAGGCCACTTTCAACGAGGCACCGAATTTCCGTCGCCATGCCATGCTCGCTCTTGAAGAGATGGGCATCCCCGTGGAATTCTCCCACCATGAGACCGCGCCGGGACAGCAGGAGATCGATCTTCGTCACGCCGATGCCCTGACCATGGCGGATAATGTGATGACCTTCCGTTATCTGATGAAACAGGTGGCCCGCGATCAGGGTGTGGCAGCCACCTTCATGCCGAAACCCTTCGCTGACCATGCAGGTTCCGCCATCCACACCCACATGTCCCTGTTTGAGGGAGGATCCAACGCTTTCCATGATCCAGATGATGAGTTCAGGCTCTCCCGTACAGCCAGGCAGTTCATCGCAGGTATTCTGCGTCATGCGCCGGAATTTTGTGCAGTGACCAACCAGTGGGTGAACTCCTATAAACGAATCGTCTACGGGAATGAAGCACCCACCGCCGCTACCTGGGGAATGTCTAACCGCTCTGCTCTGGTCCGAGTCCCCACCTATCGTCTGAACAAGGCAGGTTCCCGTCGTGTGGAAATCAGAATTCCTGATTCAGCCTGCAACCCCTACCTGGCTTTCTCGGTTCTCCTCGGCGCCGGGTTGAAAGGCATCAAGGAGGGATATGAACTGGATGATCCTGCTGAGGACGATATTTCATCCCTGAGTCTCCGTGAGCGTCGTGCCATGGGGTACAACGATCTCCCCAGCAGCCTCGACCAGGCTTTGCGTCTGATGGAACGGTCCGATCTGGTCGCAGATATCCTGGGTGAGCATGTCTTCGAGTACTTCCTGCGCAATAAATGGCGTGAGTGGCGTGACTACCAGGCACAGATCACACCCTGGGAACTCCGCACCAACCTCGATTATTAG
- a CDS encoding CYTH and CHAD domain-containing protein, translating into MTQHLEVETKFSVSETTEVPELTGIHGVAEVDRTETHHLVAVYFDTEDLRLTRAKITLRRRTGGHDAGWHIKFPDTFGRRELQAELDAPGADETTPPTALLGHVRAMLQGRQLTPIAEVANERHATYLKNELGDFIAEFCDDHVSTISYLPGGARKQWREWEFELAGDISTDDSGWELLASAADVLTQAGAFVSDSPSKLVSALGESIRYAPVPPQTAQLPEDDPAHAVLAAIEANARKIAEYDPRVRADEWDSVHQMRVATRELRSHMQTFEGILGGEDYLQIEKELKLLATILGRARDAEVIEERLAALIDTEVGEVIDEDTKKDLLDDLSRDYRREHARVVATLDDERYARLLRSLEDLLVNPPLVTIPATPSEDPQEEEPQDDHGVAADIVAQLDHSDEISDQIGDTVAKLQDRDGDSNDDTAVGVPTDLEEAATSEVEGIEETEEVEESTSQDSDDPAPAVGEKVDAARVLLEHLDKTHAKVVKLHKKAVKQWDDLDVPVLEREENFHNVRKAIKKLRYSAEAVGDATPVNTKKLYKACSRLQSVLGDFQDAVTSRDELLRRSQIAHRKGRDTFAYGVLYQHEKLQSRIYLEGYNDAYTSVADAYDKLEDASRKLAKDAVKESAKKAAKKDKKDKKKK; encoded by the coding sequence ATGACTCAGCATCTGGAAGTAGAAACCAAATTCTCCGTTAGCGAAACCACCGAGGTTCCCGAACTCACAGGGATTCACGGTGTCGCGGAGGTGGATCGAACTGAGACCCATCATCTCGTGGCCGTCTATTTCGACACCGAGGACCTGAGGCTCACACGAGCCAAAATCACGCTCCGGCGCCGCACCGGCGGCCACGATGCAGGTTGGCACATCAAATTCCCCGACACCTTCGGACGCAGAGAGCTTCAAGCCGAACTGGATGCTCCCGGCGCGGATGAGACCACCCCACCCACCGCACTACTCGGGCATGTCCGCGCGATGCTCCAGGGACGCCAGCTCACTCCGATCGCTGAGGTAGCCAACGAACGCCACGCCACTTATCTGAAGAATGAACTAGGAGACTTCATCGCGGAGTTCTGTGATGACCATGTCTCCACGATCTCGTATCTTCCCGGTGGTGCCCGCAAACAGTGGCGTGAGTGGGAGTTCGAACTGGCTGGGGACATCAGCACTGATGATTCAGGGTGGGAGCTTCTGGCCTCAGCCGCTGATGTTCTCACCCAGGCGGGAGCTTTTGTCTCCGACAGCCCGTCCAAGCTGGTGTCGGCTCTGGGTGAATCCATCCGCTATGCCCCTGTCCCTCCACAAACCGCTCAGTTGCCTGAAGATGATCCGGCCCATGCGGTGCTGGCCGCCATCGAGGCCAATGCCCGCAAGATCGCCGAATATGATCCCCGGGTCAGGGCAGATGAATGGGACTCAGTCCACCAGATGCGTGTGGCCACCCGCGAATTGCGCAGCCACATGCAGACCTTCGAGGGCATCCTCGGTGGCGAGGATTATCTGCAGATTGAAAAGGAACTGAAACTTCTGGCCACCATTCTCGGCCGCGCCCGCGACGCCGAGGTCATTGAAGAACGCCTGGCTGCGCTCATCGACACCGAAGTCGGCGAGGTGATTGATGAGGACACCAAGAAGGATCTCCTCGATGATCTCAGCCGTGATTACCGGCGTGAACATGCACGCGTGGTGGCAACCCTCGATGATGAGCGCTACGCCAGGCTCCTGCGTTCACTGGAGGATCTACTGGTCAATCCACCGCTGGTCACAATCCCAGCGACTCCATCAGAAGACCCACAGGAAGAGGAACCCCAAGACGACCACGGGGTCGCAGCCGACATCGTCGCACAGCTGGATCACAGTGATGAGATCAGTGACCAGATCGGTGACACGGTTGCCAAGCTGCAAGACCGTGATGGAGACAGCAACGATGACACAGCTGTAGGCGTACCGACGGATCTGGAGGAAGCAGCCACCTCCGAGGTTGAAGGGATTGAAGAGACAGAAGAGGTTGAAGAGTCCACTTCACAGGATTCAGACGATCCTGCACCTGCCGTCGGGGAAAAGGTGGATGCCGCCCGTGTGCTGTTGGAACACCTGGACAAGACCCACGCCAAGGTGGTCAAACTGCACAAGAAGGCAGTGAAGCAGTGGGATGATCTGGACGTCCCCGTTCTGGAAAGGGAGGAGAATTTCCACAACGTCCGCAAGGCCATCAAGAAGCTGCGCTACAGCGCCGAAGCTGTCGGCGACGCCACCCCGGTCAACACCAAGAAGCTCTACAAGGCGTGCAGTAGATTGCAGTCAGTCCTGGGTGATTTCCAGGATGCGGTCACATCCCGTGATGAGCTGCTGCGCAGGTCCCAGATCGCCCACAGGAAGGGACGGGACACCTTCGCCTACGGAGTGCTCTACCAGCATGAGAAGCTCCAGTCCCGCATATACCTCGAAGGTTATAACGATGCCTATACGTCGGTGGCGGATGCCTACGACAAGCTCGAGGATGCCTCGCGCAAACTGGCCAAGGACGCAGTCAAGGAATCAGCGAAGAAGGCCGCCAAGAAGGATAAGAAGGACAAGAAGAAGAAATAA
- a CDS encoding DUF2786 domain-containing protein, whose protein sequence is MTTHHHSASATTSDDTHQWSRRKAAEDHYHRTLVDSAVLWITECAMNGWTPADLRHEFTAQIDPLLFHALSGVTHNVPDELLDHWFSQTRPSPVSALSVTALEKIVKRLPLLGSLQDWTVLMGESTEEREERYREGLSPEQRKAHDRIQALLKKAESTPFEKEAEALVEKAESLRQQYRVETLLADSYAEKGTQNQVVSSRVHLHSPWVSYQMKLLGTVARANSCESLLLTSSGIATVFGTRDDVEHVLDLFHSLNRQRAHFMRTSAGAKTAQEQGETSSYRRSFMIAYATRIGALLKRASEEVLNDLQDTAPCASDTVLPILKDRSRQAHQTLQSIFPHTRNLKVSANNPLGYQDGYAAAGNSHLGGDSSGLGGQRSLETWDW, encoded by the coding sequence ATGACTACCCACCACCACTCAGCTTCAGCCACCACGTCCGATGACACCCACCAGTGGAGTAGGCGCAAGGCGGCGGAAGACCACTACCACCGGACGCTGGTCGATTCAGCTGTCCTGTGGATCACCGAATGCGCGATGAACGGGTGGACACCCGCGGATCTCCGCCACGAGTTCACCGCCCAGATCGATCCCCTGCTGTTCCATGCACTGTCCGGTGTCACCCACAATGTGCCCGATGAACTCCTCGACCATTGGTTCAGCCAGACCAGGCCCTCACCGGTGTCCGCCCTCAGCGTGACTGCCCTGGAGAAGATCGTCAAACGCCTGCCTCTCCTGGGCTCGCTGCAGGATTGGACTGTGCTCATGGGTGAATCCACCGAGGAGCGGGAAGAGAGATACCGGGAGGGCCTGTCCCCCGAACAACGTAAAGCCCACGACCGCATCCAGGCCCTGTTGAAGAAGGCTGAATCAACCCCCTTCGAGAAGGAGGCAGAGGCGCTGGTCGAAAAGGCAGAATCACTGCGCCAGCAGTACCGGGTGGAGACACTCCTGGCAGATTCCTATGCAGAGAAGGGAACACAGAATCAGGTCGTGTCCTCCAGGGTTCATCTACATTCCCCGTGGGTGAGCTACCAGATGAAACTCCTGGGAACCGTGGCCCGAGCCAACTCCTGTGAATCACTCCTGTTGACCAGCTCTGGCATCGCCACGGTATTCGGGACCCGCGATGACGTTGAACACGTCCTGGATCTCTTTCACAGCCTGAACCGGCAGCGAGCTCATTTCATGCGCACTTCGGCTGGAGCGAAAACCGCACAGGAGCAGGGTGAGACCTCGAGTTACCGGCGAAGTTTCATGATCGCCTATGCCACCCGGATCGGCGCCTTGCTCAAACGTGCGAGCGAGGAGGTGCTTAATGATCTCCAGGACACAGCCCCCTGCGCCTCCGACACTGTGCTGCCGATCCTGAAGGACCGGAGCAGGCAGGCACACCAGACCCTGCAGTCAATTTTTCCCCACACCCGGAACCTCAAGGTCAGTGCGAACAATCCTCTGGGTTACCAGGACGGGTACGCAGCGGCAGGTAATTCCCACCTCGGTGGGGACTCATCTGGGCTGGGAGGACAACGGTCACTTGAAACCTGGGACTGGTGA
- a CDS encoding bifunctional RNase H/acid phosphatase, with protein sequence MKLIIEADGGSRGNPGIAGSGTVVYTDNKEKILREIAYVVGTRSTNNVAEYRGLIEGLRVARELDATEVEVFMDSKLVVEQMSGRWKIKHPDMKVLAIEANKLASGINKVTYTWIPREKNKVADHLSNVAMDAAAAGKPEGPIDDGTPVVADIKAVAESAGLIPSSDPTSTGMEDSAGSDKREGEDLNCPNTKPSNWNGATTDPTRLLLLRHGQTAMSAARQYSGRSNPELSELGQQQVEAAAIALAERGGIDAIVSSPLRRCVQTAEAVARRVGLEVRIIDDLIETDFGLWDGKTFSEANEADPELHQQWLTDTSVAPPGGESLQQVHRRVKKARQLIEKDYGTANVLVVSHVTPIKSILRQSLDASPAFFKKTHLDLASLSIAEFYSDGPTCMRLFNDTSHLDS encoded by the coding sequence ATGAAGCTGATTATCGAGGCCGACGGCGGTTCCCGCGGAAATCCCGGTATCGCCGGCTCCGGCACCGTGGTGTACACCGACAACAAGGAGAAGATCCTCCGGGAGATCGCCTATGTGGTGGGCACCAGATCCACCAACAACGTGGCGGAGTACCGGGGCCTGATCGAAGGTCTGCGGGTCGCGCGGGAACTTGATGCCACCGAGGTTGAGGTATTCATGGATTCCAAACTGGTGGTGGAGCAGATGTCGGGCCGCTGGAAGATCAAGCATCCGGATATGAAGGTTCTGGCCATCGAGGCCAATAAATTAGCTTCGGGGATCAACAAGGTCACCTACACCTGGATTCCGCGTGAGAAGAACAAAGTTGCCGATCATCTCTCCAATGTGGCCATGGATGCCGCTGCCGCGGGTAAACCGGAAGGCCCGATCGACGATGGCACACCGGTGGTCGCCGATATCAAGGCAGTCGCAGAATCCGCAGGCCTGATCCCCTCCAGTGACCCCACCTCCACTGGGATGGAGGACTCCGCCGGTTCCGATAAGCGGGAGGGAGAGGACCTCAACTGCCCCAATACCAAACCGTCCAATTGGAATGGTGCCACCACCGATCCCACCCGCCTGCTCCTGTTGCGACACGGGCAGACCGCGATGTCGGCGGCCCGTCAGTACTCGGGTCGCTCGAACCCGGAGCTGTCCGAACTGGGGCAGCAACAGGTGGAGGCGGCAGCCATCGCACTGGCTGAACGCGGTGGGATTGATGCGATCGTGAGTTCCCCGCTGCGTCGCTGTGTCCAGACCGCGGAGGCGGTGGCCAGGCGTGTGGGACTTGAGGTGCGCATCATTGATGATCTGATTGAAACTGATTTCGGGCTGTGGGACGGCAAGACCTTCTCGGAGGCGAATGAAGCGGATCCGGAGCTGCACCAGCAGTGGCTCACCGACACCTCGGTGGCTCCTCCCGGTGGGGAATCACTCCAGCAGGTGCACCGTCGGGTGAAGAAGGCACGTCAGCTGATTGAGAAGGACTATGGCACCGCCAACGTGTTGGTGGTCAGCCATGTGACACCGATCAAGTCGATTCTGCGTCAGTCACTGGATGCCAGTCCCGCCTTTTTCAAGAAGACCCACCTGGATCTGGCTTCCCTGTCCATCGCGGAGTTCTACTCCGATGGGCCCACCTGTATGAGACTCTTCAACGACACCTCACACCTGGATAGTTAA
- a CDS encoding galactokinase family protein translates to MPIWQPTFTDPADATAAMMTPRGLLAASRAHHRALYAGDPTGGATAPATWTMMGEHTDYSGGVVVGTIAQWTTAVTVGSNTQGVINVAVVAQGAADTAGAANTAATAAHVEKHSLPVAEIAARAVAQQTTVNANSRPVSPPVPEGGIAARLGGIAWSMIHRQMLSRDTQGLDITVVSTIPVGIGLGEAEAAEVATALALFTDETCDPPVRARLAEVCSQSANMFAEITPLRARHTLALRGEHGKMSVIDYSDGSVTQIPHPVGKSAGLEAFAVRTPSPGTLSVDSGQTRHRQEFIDAATRAFSVESLRLLPDATTRVIDWLQAVIEVAGRRDLPTVDQARSWLGFWEAETLRTQRLCSALRSRRLQDIGELLAVSQRELMRLHGLSGTDQAVAELCLTRGALSARNTNAGITHGVIVLVDARKAPNFSADLSDDGLLVVPLQHGVIAEKVF, encoded by the coding sequence ATGCCCATCTGGCAGCCGACATTCACCGATCCTGCAGACGCCACCGCAGCGATGATGACACCCCGAGGGCTGCTTGCCGCCTCCCGTGCCCACCACCGGGCTCTCTACGCCGGTGATCCCACGGGTGGTGCCACAGCGCCCGCGACGTGGACGATGATGGGGGAACACACCGATTACAGTGGCGGCGTGGTGGTGGGGACGATCGCACAGTGGACGACCGCGGTGACGGTCGGTTCCAACACCCAGGGTGTGATCAATGTGGCGGTGGTGGCCCAGGGCGCAGCAGACACAGCGGGTGCAGCGAACACAGCGGCCACCGCGGCTCATGTGGAAAAGCACTCGCTGCCTGTAGCTGAGATTGCAGCGCGGGCTGTGGCTCAGCAGACAACCGTGAATGCGAATTCCAGGCCAGTGTCCCCACCTGTTCCGGAGGGAGGTATCGCCGCGCGGCTGGGTGGTATCGCCTGGTCGATGATCCACCGTCAGATGCTGTCGCGTGACACCCAGGGCCTTGACATCACCGTGGTGTCCACGATCCCCGTGGGCATCGGACTCGGGGAGGCCGAGGCAGCAGAGGTGGCCACGGCGCTGGCGCTGTTCACGGACGAGACCTGTGACCCACCGGTCCGTGCACGCCTGGCTGAGGTCTGTTCCCAGTCCGCGAACATGTTCGCGGAGATCACCCCGCTGCGTGCCCGTCATACTCTGGCGCTGCGCGGGGAGCACGGGAAGATGTCGGTGATCGATTATTCAGATGGTTCCGTCACCCAGATCCCACATCCCGTGGGGAAGTCCGCAGGGCTGGAGGCTTTTGCGGTGCGCACGCCCAGCCCCGGAACCTTATCTGTTGATTCCGGACAGACACGCCACAGGCAGGAATTCATCGATGCCGCCACCCGTGCTTTCAGTGTGGAATCACTGCGTTTGCTCCCGGATGCCACAACCCGCGTCATCGATTGGCTGCAGGCGGTCATCGAGGTCGCCGGGCGCCGTGACCTGCCCACTGTTGACCAGGCCCGCAGTTGGCTGGGGTTCTGGGAAGCTGAAACCCTCCGCACACAACGCCTGTGCAGCGCACTGCGTTCACGCCGCCTCCAGGACATCGGTGAATTGCTCGCCGTCTCACAGCGGGAGCTGATGCGCCTGCACGGACTATCCGGCACTGATCAGGCAGTCGCGGAACTCTGCCTCACCCGGGGAGCACTGTCCGCCCGCAACACCAACGCGGGCATCACCCACGGGGTGATTGTGCTTGTCGACGCCCGGAAAGCACCCAACTTCTCAGCCGATCTGTCCGACGACGGTCTGCTGGTGGTTCCCCTCCAACACGGTGTGATCGCAGAAAAGGTTTTCTAG
- a CDS encoding RNB domain-containing ribonuclease, which produces MKLYAAVLDFDVIAEEFGVSRDFPDELHREAEHARDRFAEKREDLRDVPFVTIDPVGSRDLDQAIYIERLPAGFRVHYAIADVAAFITPGSALEHESIHRGQTIYLPDSPARLHPEELSEDSASLLQGQERPAVVWSIDLDDNGEIAHTHVRRALIRSRARLDYDQAQADLDAGVLHPSIEHLPAVGRLRQESALRRNAINLSIPSQRVARVSDDRAGEHFEIIIEPRHPIMDYNSEISLLTGMVAGTMMVEAGHGLLRTLAPATAGSEETFRFEVTALGYDLPDDQPIGEFLQSIDPNNSTGMAVQREAQKLLRGSGYVSVAVEEAEIHNGVGGYYAHVTAPLRRLVDRFATEHCLAIAGGYEVPDWVLAAEEQVLESMRRTSSLASQVDNACLDLTEATVLQPWVGQSFDGVVLSSDEERSTARLFIVDPPVFARSLGAPQSGTRKKFTLITADPETRAVQFAWPAD; this is translated from the coding sequence ATGAAGCTTTATGCCGCGGTTCTCGACTTTGACGTCATCGCAGAGGAATTCGGTGTGAGCCGTGATTTCCCCGATGAGCTGCACCGGGAGGCCGAGCATGCGCGGGATCGATTCGCGGAAAAGCGGGAGGATCTCCGCGATGTCCCGTTTGTCACGATTGATCCGGTCGGTTCGCGTGACCTGGATCAGGCCATCTATATCGAGCGCCTTCCCGCCGGTTTCCGCGTGCATTATGCGATCGCGGATGTCGCAGCCTTCATCACCCCGGGCAGTGCCCTGGAGCATGAATCCATCCACCGCGGACAGACCATCTACCTGCCTGATTCCCCGGCGCGGTTGCACCCGGAGGAGTTGTCGGAGGATTCGGCGAGCCTCCTGCAGGGGCAGGAGCGGCCGGCGGTTGTCTGGTCAATCGATCTGGATGACAACGGCGAGATCGCCCACACGCATGTGCGCCGCGCGCTGATCCGTTCGCGTGCGCGCCTGGATTATGACCAGGCCCAGGCTGACCTGGATGCGGGCGTGCTCCACCCCAGCATCGAGCACCTCCCGGCCGTGGGCCGGTTGCGGCAGGAGAGTGCTTTACGACGAAACGCCATCAACCTCTCCATCCCCAGCCAGCGGGTAGCCCGCGTCTCCGATGACAGGGCTGGCGAACACTTCGAGATCATCATCGAGCCCCGGCACCCGATCATGGACTACAATTCGGAGATTTCCCTGCTCACGGGAATGGTCGCCGGCACCATGATGGTGGAGGCCGGTCATGGTCTCCTGCGCACGCTGGCCCCAGCCACCGCGGGGTCGGAGGAGACCTTCCGTTTCGAGGTCACCGCGTTGGGATATGACCTGCCCGATGATCAACCCATCGGGGAGTTCCTGCAGTCCATCGACCCGAATAACTCCACCGGGATGGCCGTGCAGCGTGAGGCCCAGAAGCTGTTGCGTGGTTCCGGCTATGTGAGCGTAGCTGTGGAGGAAGCAGAGATCCACAATGGCGTGGGCGGATACTATGCGCATGTCACCGCACCGCTGCGCAGGTTGGTGGATCGGTTCGCCACGGAGCACTGCCTGGCCATCGCCGGGGGTTATGAGGTGCCTGACTGGGTTCTGGCCGCCGAAGAGCAGGTGCTGGAATCAATGAGACGAACCTCGAGCCTGGCCAGCCAGGTGGATAACGCCTGTCTGGATCTCACCGAGGCGACGGTTCTGCAGCCGTGGGTGGGGCAGAGTTTTGACGGTGTGGTGCTCTCCAGTGATGAGGAGCGTTCCACCGCCAGGCTCTTCATCGTGGATCCCCCGGTGTTCGCCCGGAGCCTGGGTGCTCCGCAATCCGGAACCCGCAAGAAATTCACGCTCATCACAGCAGATCCGGAGACCCGGGCCGTGCAGTTCGCATGGCCCGCCGATTAG
- a CDS encoding SPOR domain-containing protein, which yields MADSDMKWFYDLSTGQVTQGKATGFETRMGPYDTEAEARHALERVNARNEIADDWDEAAED from the coding sequence ATGGCTGACAGCGACATGAAGTGGTTCTATGATTTATCCACCGGACAGGTGACTCAGGGTAAGGCGACCGGGTTCGAAACCCGCATGGGCCCCTATGACACTGAGGCCGAGGCACGGCACGCCCTGGAGCGGGTCAACGCCCGCAACGAGATTGCCGACGACTGGGATGAGGCCGCCGAGGACTGA
- a CDS encoding zinc ribbon domain-containing protein produces the protein MKLDQQQQKTLLELATAERALNAGAYSKISPEQDALDKALAEQTRLRDAASAAQMVVDDMENEILRIQSDERKLRRRKKDSQDALGAETDEERRRDLNHDLYTAKSRIADLMSELQEAHNEIHALRNNRDLSQSRAKDAERIVAEARAALDAANASAAGDEDPREKIARLSQEIPAPALAEYHAQRDENGVGAAQYNGRSCGGCAMVLPAGLLSEIRNAPADELPQCPECGSYLIRDIS, from the coding sequence ATGAAACTAGATCAGCAACAGCAAAAAACCCTCCTCGAGCTGGCCACCGCCGAGCGTGCGCTCAATGCCGGTGCGTACAGCAAAATCTCCCCGGAGCAGGATGCTCTGGATAAGGCACTCGCGGAGCAGACCCGCCTGCGTGATGCCGCCTCAGCCGCACAGATGGTGGTTGATGATATGGAGAATGAAATTCTGCGTATCCAATCCGATGAGCGCAAGCTGCGCCGCCGTAAGAAGGACAGCCAGGACGCCCTCGGTGCAGAGACTGATGAGGAACGCCGCCGCGATCTCAACCACGATCTCTACACCGCGAAGTCCCGCATTGCGGACCTCATGAGTGAGCTGCAGGAGGCTCACAATGAGATTCACGCACTACGTAACAACCGTGACCTCTCACAGTCCCGCGCCAAGGATGCCGAGCGCATCGTGGCGGAGGCACGTGCCGCACTTGATGCAGCCAATGCCTCTGCCGCAGGTGATGAGGATCCCCGCGAGAAGATCGCCCGCCTGTCTCAGGAGATTCCTGCCCCGGCTCTGGCTGAGTACCACGCGCAGCGCGATGAGAACGGTGTGGGCGCTGCACAGTACAACGGTCGGTCCTGTGGCGGTTGCGCCATGGTGCTGCCTGCTGGTCTGCTGTCTGAAATCCGCAATGCACCAGCGGATGAACTGCCACAGTGTCCAGAGTGCGGTTCCTACCTGATCCGCGATATCTCCTAG